TATCACTTAAAAGGGCATTTGGGGGTTGGACAACTCTTTTGAGAGGAAGAGGCACTTGATCCATACGGTATGCCGAGCCTTCGGTTTCTATACCTGCAATAGCACATGGAAAAACGACATCTGCCATCAGTGATGTAGCATTTAGGTGGGGGTCAATAACAATGAGTGGGTTCTTAACGAGATGCTCAACAGCACGCTTTGGAAAACCGGCAATTGGGTCTGATGCAACAGCTAAAAAGGCATCAGACTCATGACGTAGAAGAATCTCAACTGCGGTGGTTTCTCCAGGATTGTATCGGGGGTAGCCAAGGGAAAAATCAACACCGAATGGATAGCCAGTTTGCCCTGCAGATACAATATCTGCTCCAGTAACGTTAAAATGCCCCTTCATGGGCATGATTGAAAATTTCGTTCGGGCATTTAGGTCACGAACTAAACTAATGGCAGCCTCGATATTTCGGTATTTTCCCTCGCTCTGGGCTAAACCCATTCCGTAGAAAATCACACCGAAGGCACAGTTTACTAAAGCATCAGCAATTTCACGTAGACAATTTAAAGAAACACCCCCAATATTGGCAATCTCAATTTCTTGGTCTTTAATTAACATACGCAGGGCTTGAATAACCTCAAAGTCTTTGTTAGGCTCAATTTGAAGAAACAAATCAGCAATCGCCGCAGTTGAAGTTTTCCGAACATCTATTACAACAAGCTTGCGGGGCTTCTCTTCTAAGTCTAACAAACAAGTTGAGGCTGAGCTGTTTTTTTCAGCTTGAGGCTGAGAATTACCTGAATTTTTTTCTTTGTTGTCTTTTATGACTTTTTCATTTACAGGTTTCTTTGCTTTATTTTCAAATGTTCGTTCCGTAAAGACTGTATATCTCTGCAGGTGCCTTGGGTGGGAACTTAAGGGATCGCATCCCCAATACAGAATAAGGTCAGCCCGGTGCCTAACCTGCCCTAAGGTACAAGAAGGCAAGCCTACCTCCTGCATAGCTAACACGGATGGTCCATGACAAACGCTTGAAGTATTGTCGAATACACCGCCTACTTGCTCTGCTAACTCTACTCCAACCCTCTGAGCTTCGCAACTTGTACTACTCCACCCGTACAATAAAGGGTATGTTGCTTTAGCAAGGATTCTCGCAGACTTTTGAATAGCTTCTTCTAATGAGGCTTCGGTTAATTTACCGTTCTTTCTTATTAGCGGCTTTTCAATTCTGTGTTTATTATTGAAATTCATAAATTTGGCGTTACTCAAAAAACACCCATTTTTCATCTTCTGGATTTTGCCATCCGCCACGGTTAACTCGATATCATCGCATAAGCACCCGCAATAAGGGCAAACAACAGAATTTATTATTGTCAGTTTACCAACCACACATTATCAATCGTTATTTCCAAATTAAAAACATATTTGATATAAGGTGTTGAATAAACTAAAACTCAACGCTAAAGTTCGAAGTTGGCTTTGAATATATTGCAGAAATAGATGGAGCAAGAGTCTTCAGGAAGCGAAAGTAGTCTTATATGCTCCCAGTTAATCTTTTATGGCTTCTATGAAGCTCATAACGTTCCAGAGTTTAACTCGTGTGTAAGGTGGCATGTTGGGGTCTTGCAAAATTTCATCCAAAAGCGAGACAGCGTTTGAAGCTCTCACCGCAGGCGTGTATTCAGGGCTCTGCAACGCATTCATAGCGTCTTTAGCTGAACGCCTAATATTTCGCGGCGTTGTACTATCTTCGCTGACTTCGCCAAGCACAACTAACGCTTGTTTAATTTTTGCTTCATATTCTTCAGCTTTTTTCTTACGAACCATGAATCAACACCTATCTCTGGCAGTAAAGTAATCAAATTATATAAGGATTGAGACCTATTTACTTTGGGGTTCTAAATTGCAAGGTAACACGGAAGACACGCCACTAAAACGCATGGCAAGCTTGCTACGGGAAGGCGCCACCTTAACCGACCTTTCCTGTCCAGCATGCTCGTCTCCACTTTTCAGGCTAAAAGACGGCACGTTGTGGTGCGCAAAGGATGAAAAAAAGGTCATAATCGTCAAAGAAGGACAAGAACCGCCCAAACAGCTGACGACGGGCAACAAAGCTAGCGCCGCTTATGATAAGCTTGAGGCGACCCTTTTAGCGAAAATACAAGACATAGAGGGCAGGATTGAAAAAACTCAAGATGTAGATGAACTGCAGAAGCTTGCCTTGGCGCTTTCCGAGTTACTAAACAGTTTAGACAAGATTAAGAAAATGAAGGCTTGAACACAACCCCTTGACAATTGGACATTACAATAACTTTCCTTCAAATTTTCACAGCGTCGAAAGTTTTAACTCAACCTATTCAAGCAAAAAACTTCAAGAAAAATTAATTGAAATTGTTAATGAGATCAACAGGAAGGAGTACAGCTTTGAAGAAGTGTCCATTCCCACGGTGCCTGATGGCAAAGTGATTTTTGAGTTCGGCTTGGCTGAAGATGACGACTTCAATTACATAGACCAAGAGGAAGCAAAAAGAGCCCTTGATTTGCTTGCGAGCGCACGTTTAGACACTTTAGATTTTTTCTGCGCGATACGGTATTATAAAGGCACTGGTGAGAAGAGGCAAGCCTTAAAATTTGACTATTACTTGTTGCGGACTATTTTTGGTAAGGAATTGTTTGAGATTCAGGTTTTTCATGAACGTGGTCCACGGTACATTTCACCTGAAGAGCTAGTACAGTTTATTTTTAATCAAATTAACAAAGATTCTTTGAAGAAGATTCTAAAGAAACAAACGATTAATTCATAATTTTATGCAGTAGTTTCTCTCTTTCAAGTGAAACTGCCGAAACTCTTATCTCTACCCTACAATACCTAAAGAAAAGCAGAATTGTAAAAATCCTACAGGAGTCAGCAAAACGTGTATCCAATTGAAGTCTCAGACCTAAAAAAATACTATGGAGATATTAAAGCAGTAGACGGCATCTCCTTCACAGTTAACCAAGGAGAAGTTTTCAGTCTTTTGGGTCCAAACGGCGCAGGCAAAACCACAACCATCGAAATTCTTGAGGGCTTACGCGCCAAGGATGCGGGCACAGTAAAAGTTCTGGGACTTGACCCTTGGAAGAAAGGATATGAACTGCACAACAAAATCGGAGTTATCCCTCAAGAGTTCACGTTCATTGAAAAAACGACTCCGCGGGAAGCCATAATTTATTACGCTGCCTTATTCAACGTTAAAGTTAACCCTGACGATATTTTAAAAGATGTTTTGCTCGAAGAATCAGCCAAAACATACTTTGAAGAACTATCAGGCGGGCAGAAACGAAAAACAGGACTTGCCCTCTCACTTGTTAACTCCCCGGAACTCCTATTCCTTGATGAACCCACAACAGGATTAGACCCAAACGCTAGACGCGCCATATGGGAAGTCATACGCGGCTTAAAGGCTAAAGGCAAAACCATAATTTTAACTACCCATTACCTTGACGAAGCACAGCAACTCTCGGACCGAGTGGCAATCATGGATCATGGAAAAATTGTTGCTGCAGGAACTGCTGAAGAAATTATTCGAAAACATGGTTCAGGCGAACGGTTAGAGATTCATGGAAGCGAAAAACTGGCAGACTACATCAGAGCAAACACTGAATTGCAAGTTAACTACAACAAGCAAAGAGGCGAAATTGTAATACCGCTAAAGCAGAAAATCGATGCACTCGCCGCGTTGGCCGCCGCTGAGCAGTCAGGAATTGACTGGGGGCACATCCAAACACTCCAAGACAGCTTAGATGACGTGTTCGTTAAGCTTGTCAGCGAACCAGTAGGCGAGCAAGGCGAAGTTGCAGTAGAAGAAAAACCACGCAAAAAGGGGTTGTTCTAAAATGGTTAGTGGAAAAAGAATCTTTGCAGACTTCAAAGTATACAGTCGCGGATACATTAGAAACAAATTTGGATTGTTCTTCGGTTTAATCTTTCCAGTTATACTTATTCTGATTTTCGGAGCAATCTTTTCAGGAGGCGGCTCTGGCACAATAACAGTGTATGCACAGAATAAAGATACTGGTCTAGAGCTTCCGATGGTGGCGCTAAACTTCTCAACAGAATATCTTAACGCTATCAACAAGACGGAGACACTGAAAGTAATAACAGTCGAAAACTCTTTGAACTTCACAGAGTACATGGCTAAAAACTCCATTGAAAATGGTTTGATTATCCCCGAAAACTTTACAGAAGCTTACGTTATGCATCAACCCGTAAACATCACAGTATACACTAACCCCTCAGGAAGCACAGGCGGCACAGTCCTTAGTATACTCCGTGCCATAAACAACCAATTCAACCTCGGCGCATACAACGGTAGCACAATAATATCAATAAATCAGAAGAACATAGGCGCGCAAGAAAGTTACATAGACTTCCTAGTACCAGGTCTAATCGGTTTTGCTATACTAGTTAACCCGATGTTTTCCCTCACAGAAATATCTTCAACCTACAAGAAAAACAAACTTTTCAAGCAGTTATCATTGACGCCGTTAACAAAAATGGAGTGGTTGGTCTCAAAGATAATGTGGTACATCGTCCTATCCTCAGCCTCTTTCCTACTTATGGCAGCAGTAGGCATCCTTTTATTCGGCGCAAACATAACCTTGACAGTTTGGCTAATACCCTTCCTAATTCTTGGACCTATGCTGTTCTCTTCTCTTGGCATGCTCATTGGAACAGTAACCAAAAACCCTGAAACAGCAGGCGTCATCGGAAACGTTGTCACTTTCCCAATGATGTTCCTTTCAGGCACATTCTTCCCCATAGCGTTCATGCCAGAGTACCTGCAAACGTTTGCCCACGTGTTACCCCTCTTCTATGTGGTGGAAGGCTTAAACAACGTCATGGTTTACCAAAACTACAACGGCGCATTAATTGACCTTGCGGTAATCGCAGTAACAACAATCATCATATTTGCTTTGGCTGTTAAACTGTTTAAGTGGAGAGAAGACTAAACCGCCAACCTACTTTCCTTTTCTTTGCCTTTACCTACGGCACAGGGGTATATTTGTATCCTATTAGTGGTTCTATGTAAAAACCTATAGGGGGTTAGGTGCTGTTATCTTATCCAGTTATTTAATCAGTGGAATAACAATCCATTTGACATTATCAAACCCGTACTTTTCTATCAGCGGGTCAACAAAAACTGGAGCCAAAGAATCATCAATGTCTGATAAGACGACACTGTCTCCTGCTCTGTAAACGAGCCCTACAACGCTTAGGTCTTTTAGGGGAGCGTATTTGCCTCTGATTTCCCAGTAATCGCCTTTTCCTTTCTGCATTATCCAAGAATACTTATCCTCAGGATGAATCCCTTGAACAAAACTAAAACTACAAATAAGGTCGCCTACAGCCTTGGGCTCGTCTTTTGTTTTGACATAAAACCGTATAGTCATCTAAATCACAACATTA
The Candidatus Bathyarchaeota archaeon genome window above contains:
- a CDS encoding formylmethanofuran dehydrogenase subunit B, which translates into the protein MSNAKFMNFNNKHRIEKPLIRKNGKLTEASLEEAIQKSARILAKATYPLLYGWSSTSCEAQRVGVELAEQVGGVFDNTSSVCHGPSVLAMQEVGLPSCTLGQVRHRADLILYWGCDPLSSHPRHLQRYTVFTERTFENKAKKPVNEKVIKDNKEKNSGNSQPQAEKNSSASTCLLDLEEKPRKLVVIDVRKTSTAAIADLFLQIEPNKDFEVIQALRMLIKDQEIEIANIGGVSLNCLREIADALVNCAFGVIFYGMGLAQSEGKYRNIEAAISLVRDLNARTKFSIMPMKGHFNVTGADIVSAGQTGYPFGVDFSLGYPRYNPGETTAVEILLRHESDAFLAVASDPIAGFPKRAVEHLVKNPLIVIDPHLNATSLMADVVFPCAIAGIETEGSAYRMDQVPLPLKRVVQPPNALLSDKEILSRILAEVKLIKSRKNQP
- a CDS encoding UPF0147 family protein, with product MVRKKKAEEYEAKIKQALVVLGEVSEDSTTPRNIRRSAKDAMNALQSPEYTPAVRASNAVSLLDEILQDPNMPPYTRVKLWNVMSFIEAIKD
- a CDS encoding ABC transporter ATP-binding protein, translated to MYPIEVSDLKKYYGDIKAVDGISFTVNQGEVFSLLGPNGAGKTTTIEILEGLRAKDAGTVKVLGLDPWKKGYELHNKIGVIPQEFTFIEKTTPREAIIYYAALFNVKVNPDDILKDVLLEESAKTYFEELSGGQKRKTGLALSLVNSPELLFLDEPTTGLDPNARRAIWEVIRGLKAKGKTIILTTHYLDEAQQLSDRVAIMDHGKIVAAGTAEEIIRKHGSGERLEIHGSEKLADYIRANTELQVNYNKQRGEIVIPLKQKIDALAALAAAEQSGIDWGHIQTLQDSLDDVFVKLVSEPVGEQGEVAVEEKPRKKGLF
- a CDS encoding ABC transporter permease, with product MVSGKRIFADFKVYSRGYIRNKFGLFFGLIFPVILILIFGAIFSGGGSGTITVYAQNKDTGLELPMVALNFSTEYLNAINKTETLKVITVENSLNFTEYMAKNSIENGLIIPENFTEAYVMHQPVNITVYTNPSGSTGGTVLSILRAINNQFNLGAYNGSTIISINQKNIGAQESYIDFLVPGLIGFAILVNPMFSLTEISSTYKKNKLFKQLSLTPLTKMEWLVSKIMWYIVLSSASFLLMAAVGILLFGANITLTVWLIPFLILGPMLFSSLGMLIGTVTKNPETAGVIGNVVTFPMMFLSGTFFPIAFMPEYLQTFAHVLPLFYVVEGLNNVMVYQNYNGALIDLAVIAVTTIIIFALAVKLFKWRED